In 'Nostoc azollae' 0708, the following are encoded in one genomic region:
- a CDS encoding histidine kinase dimerization/phospho-acceptor domain-containing protein — translation MNAVICMIGLLLYTDMTPQQQDFAEISHNGGDSMLTLINDILDFSKIESGRLDIEKRIFNLRSCIEKE, via the coding sequence ATGAATGCAGTCATCTGTATGATTGGCTTGTTATTATATACGGATATGACCCCACAGCAACAAGACTTTGCAGAGATCAGCCACAATGGCGGAGATTCTATGTTAACTCTAATTAACGATATCCTTGACTTCTCTAAAATTGAGTCGGGCAGATTGGATATAGAGAAACGAATTTTTAATTTGAGGAGTTGTATTGAAAAAGAGTAA
- the rppA gene encoding two-component system response regulator RppA: protein MLSTSSMRILLVDDEAELTDPLSRVLIREGYIVDAAYHGINGSQLAQIGTYDLLILDWMLPGKTGLEICQELRRQAKTTPVLFLTAKDTLDDRVQGLDAGADDYLIKPFELRELLARVRALLRRCSIEFYNTTTAHLVVADLELDVENQIAYRQGRIIELSQKESQLLQYFMEYTGQLLSHSQIMQHLWPNGQQPGSNVIAALIRLLRRKIEAGNESALIRTVYGKGYRFGSTVIE, encoded by the coding sequence ATGCTTAGTACAAGCAGCATGAGAATTTTATTGGTTGATGATGAAGCTGAATTAACAGATCCCTTGAGTCGCGTATTGATTCGTGAGGGGTATATTGTAGATGCTGCTTATCATGGAATTAACGGCAGCCAACTGGCACAAATAGGTACTTATGACCTACTGATTTTAGATTGGATGTTGCCAGGAAAAACAGGATTAGAAATTTGCCAAGAATTACGTCGTCAAGCTAAAACTACCCCCGTTCTATTTCTCACGGCCAAAGATACTCTAGATGACCGCGTACAAGGTTTAGATGCTGGTGCAGATGATTATTTAATCAAACCTTTTGAACTGCGTGAATTGCTGGCAAGAGTCCGGGCTTTATTACGTCGTTGCAGTATTGAATTTTACAACACTACAACCGCACACTTAGTAGTAGCAGATTTAGAACTGGATGTGGAAAATCAGATTGCTTATCGTCAAGGGAGAATTATTGAGTTATCACAAAAAGAAAGTCAGCTACTACAATATTTTATGGAATACACCGGACAATTACTTAGTCACAGCCAGATCATGCAACATTTGTGGCCAAATGGCCAACAGCCTGGGAGTAATGTAATTGCTGCACTAATTCGCTTATTGCGTCGTAAGATAGAAGCCGGTAATGAATCTGCCCTGATTCGCACAGTTTATGGGAAAGGTTATCGTTTTGGTTCTACGGTTATAGAATAA
- the hisG gene encoding ATP phosphoribosyltransferase, translated as MLTVALPKGELLKNSIRLLQSVGLDFSGFLDSGNRQLQIPDASGQAKAILVRAQDVPVYVEYGQAQLGIVGYDVLQEKKPQVAQLVDLQFGYCRMSLAVKASSSYKTPLDLPAHGRVASKYVNCARDYFQGLDLPVEIVPLYGSVELGPITGMSEAIVDIVSTGKTLRENGLVEIATLYQSTARLIVHPLSYRLNMGNINQLVEQLRVEQLTVM; from the coding sequence ATGCTGACTGTTGCACTACCAAAAGGGGAATTACTTAAAAATAGCATCCGCCTCCTGCAATCTGTAGGATTAGACTTTAGTGGTTTTTTAGATTCTGGAAACCGCCAACTGCAAATTCCTGATGCTAGTGGACAAGCGAAGGCTATTTTAGTACGGGCGCAAGATGTACCTGTTTATGTAGAATATGGTCAGGCACAACTGGGTATTGTTGGTTACGATGTGCTGCAAGAGAAAAAGCCACAAGTTGCACAATTAGTCGATTTGCAGTTTGGTTATTGCCGAATGTCGCTAGCGGTAAAAGCTTCTAGTTCCTATAAAACGCCTTTAGATTTACCTGCTCATGGTCGAGTTGCTTCTAAGTATGTAAATTGTGCGCGGGATTATTTCCAAGGTTTGGATTTACCTGTGGAAATAGTTCCTTTGTATGGTTCAGTAGAACTAGGTCCAATTACAGGGATGTCTGAGGCGATTGTTGATATCGTTTCTACTGGCAAGACTTTGCGTGAAAATGGTTTAGTTGAGATTGCTACTTTGTATCAAAGTACAGCTAGGTTGATTGTCCATCCTTTGAGCTATCGACTCAATATGGGTAATATAAATCAATTGGTGGAACAATTGAGAGTTGAACAGTTAACTGTTATGTAA
- a CDS encoding NAD-binding protein, which yields MTSLTQIPWLVKLVQGFSRSQTICLPEEMSGHVVVAGYGRVGQVVVKILQSQRYAVLVIENSEASVQRLRIHKIAYIFGDADSQLVLQTPHIETARALAIALPDPASTRLLLKYALALAHL from the coding sequence GTGACTAGTTTGACCCAAATACCTTGGCTGGTAAAGCTTGTGCAAGGCTTTTCTAGATCACAAACGATATGTTTACCTGAAGAAATGAGTGGTCATGTAGTTGTAGCTGGTTACGGTAGAGTTGGCCAAGTAGTTGTCAAGATTTTACAAAGTCAAAGATATGCGGTCTTAGTAATTGAAAATAGCGAAGCCTCTGTACAAAGGTTGAGAATCCACAAAATTGCTTACATTTTTGGTGATGCGGATTCTCAATTAGTCTTGCAAACACCACATATAGAAACGGCTAGAGCTTTAGCAATTGCTCTTCCCGACCCAGCAAGTACCAGGTTACTTTTAAAATATGCTCTTGCGCTCGCACACCTATAA
- a CDS encoding cation:proton antiporter yields MGAFVSGLIISEVNYTDQTVAKVLPLRDSFASLLFASVGMLIDPAILINDLGIILGSVTLVMLGKAVIVFLIIIRFGYSLKTAVLVSFSQFWY; encoded by the coding sequence ATGGGAGCATTTGTATCAGGTTTAATAATTTCTGAGGTTAATTATACAGATCAAACTGTAGCAAAAGTTTTACCTTTGAGAGATAGTTTTGCTAGTTTATTGTTTGCTTCAGTTGGAATGCTAATTGACCCAGCAATTCTGATTAATGATTTGGGAATAATTCTCGGATCAGTAACTCTAGTCATGCTGGGTAAAGCAGTAATAGTTTTCCTAATTATAATTAGATTTGGTTACTCACTAAAAACAGCTGTATTAGTCAGTTTTAGTCAATTTTGGTATTAA
- a CDS encoding cation:proton antiporter: MATALGGFLANRLRQPIILGYLVNGFVVSPFGFKLLSNAAVIQSLAGTSVAFLLFILGVELYLAELKRVKKLIALQGSFSQVGLTILLVALVTLSTGWTTSITQGIFLGAVLSLSSTAVVLKNLTQRCETNTMHSQIMLAILIAQDLALGVMLAILSALNQSENIFVALSLAVLKIVLFTGVAII; this comes from the coding sequence GTGGCTACAGCATTAGGAGGATTTCTAGCAAATCGTTTGCGGCAACCTATAATTCTGGGTTATTTAGTGAATGGATTTGTTGTTAGTCCTTTTGGTTTCAAGTTATTAAGTAATGCTGCGGTAATTCAATCTTTAGCAGGAACTAGTGTGGCTTTTCTGCTGTTTATTTTAGGTGTAGAATTATATTTAGCAGAATTAAAAAGAGTTAAAAAATTAATTGCCTTACAAGGAAGTTTTTCCCAAGTTGGCTTAACAATTTTATTAGTTGCATTAGTGACGCTTAGTACAGGCTGGACTACTAGTATTACCCAAGGAATTTTTCTGGGTGCAGTTCTCTCTCTGTCTTCGACAGCAGTAGTATTGAAAAATCTCACGCAAAGATGTGAAACTAATACAATGCATAGTCAAATCATGTTAGCAATTTTAATTGCTCAGGATTTGGCTTTGGGTGTCATGTTAGCAATATTATCGGCGCTAAATCAATCAGAAAATATCTTTGTGGCACTAAGTCTTGCTGTATTGAAAATTGTATTATTTACAGGAGTGGCGATTATTTGA
- a CDS encoding DNA cytosine methyltransferase codes for MELLYNQDGGSRLGYTIFGINGIASKLTASSSRHYECYKVGDKFRRLTNVEYPGLMGFPDDWCREAKIYDQYALLGNAIVPACVEWVCLRIGRKNIEFTKTNW; via the coding sequence GTGGAATTATTATATAATCAGGATGGAGGTTCAAGACTAGGTTATACAATATTTGGAATTAACGGCATTGCATCAAAATTAACTGCTTCCAGCTCAAGACACTATGAATGCTATAAAGTAGGTGATAAATTTCGACGTTTAACTAATGTTGAATATCCTGGCTTAATGGGTTTTCCTGATGATTGGTGTAGAGAAGCAAAAATTTATGATCAATATGCTTTGCTTGGCAATGCTATAGTTCCTGCTTGTGTAGAATGGGTCTGTCTAAGGATTGGTAGAAAAAATATTGAGTTTACTAAAACTAATTGGTAG
- a CDS encoding DNA cytosine methyltransferase has product MTGTLFERILESIDGKQPQDFFLENVKRLVTMENGYHFRVILNYLSELDYWIE; this is encoded by the coding sequence GTGACGGGTACATTATTTGAACGTATTCTAGAAAGTATAGATGGGAAACAACCACAGGATTTCTTTTTAGAAAATGTCAAAAGACTTGTGACCATGGAAAATGGCTATCATTTCCGAGTTATTTTAAATTATCTATCTGAATTAGATTATTGGATTGAATGA